One window from the genome of Epinephelus moara isolate mb chromosome 21, YSFRI_EMoa_1.0, whole genome shotgun sequence encodes:
- the cbln12 gene encoding cerebellin 12 isoform X2, whose translation MHPRFVTVNLSILLGVLLLWGLVESQGQNDTEPIILEGKCLVVCDSTPSSEPAGNALGMSVRSGSGRVAFSASRQTNHEPTDMSNRTMIIYFDNILVNVGTHFDQESSVFLAPRRGVYSFNFHVVKAYNRQTIQVSLMLNGWPMISAFAGDQDVTREAATNAGLVIMEKGDKAYLRLERGNLMGGWKYSTFSGFLVFPL comes from the exons ATGCACCCCAGGTTTGTCACCGTCAACCTCTCCATACTGTTGGGTGTGCTCCTGTTGTGGGGGCTTGTGGAGTCTCAGGGCCAGAATGACACAGAGCCTATCATCCTTGAGGGGAAATGTTTGGTCGTGTGTGACTCCACTCCTTCATCCGAGCCTGCCGGTAACGCTCTGGGCATGTCGGTCCGCTCTGGCTCCGGACGGGTGGCCTTTTCTGCCAGCCGCCAGACTAACCACGAGCCCACGGACATGAGCAACCGCACCATGATCATCTACTTTGATAAT ATTTTGGTGAACGTTGGCACTCATTTTGACCAAGAAAGCAGTGTCTTCCTGGCACCAAGAAGAGGCGTGTATAGCTTCAACTTCCATGTTGTAAAGGCCTACAATAGACAAACTATTCAG GTCAGCTTGATGTTGAACGGCTGGCCAATGATTTCAGCTTTTGCTGGGGACCAGGATGTGACCAGGGAAGCTGCAACAAATGCCGGCCTGGTGATAATGGAGAAGGGGGACAAGGCCTACCTCAGACTGGAGAGAGGCAACCTGATGGGAGGCTGGAAGTACTCCACCTTCTCTGGGTTTTTGGTCTTCCCCCTGTGA